The Mauremys reevesii isolate NIE-2019 unplaced genomic scaffold, ASM1616193v1 Contig17, whole genome shotgun sequence nucleotide sequence tgtcccgggcaaggagttgagaaataccagtctccaaacatccatgtgtacatgaagtggtgtggattttgctttcagggagaaaaactgtggatgaccttacttgtcatggggagagtgtcaaaagcagactcaggacaaatctgaatcaagtcagcagaccatcagacatggaggtaagcatttacgtttccctggttgacaaatgaatctgaggctaaagcgacacttgcagaccaaataaataggtcacgttgcatctccagatggaaggagaccagagggctgttTTGTTCTAGAAGGaattaatgcaaatccaactagctgaaccaggcacgtcagttggtaaagaaatgcacttttttccccctgttaACATTCAAATGGCAATGAATAGATTCTcacactttcagatgagagaaatgcagccgatttgaacgttgagggtgtgaaaacttcaggaagttgctagaagatctgggatatctacagaaaggaaacaagcaaaattcatcactgctaccaagaggtaaggaactcacctCATAATTGAGAAATTGATGGATCTGGATTCCCTTCAGGTTAAAGAAATGCAGCTGATCTGATCTCCTGGGGACTGCGGATTATAAGCAGTCATATTACTGAAGAACAAACTAACGCATAGTGCCAGACCTGCAAAAAGTTGCCTTCCTTGACTAGAATGGGAAGATAGTCACTTATCACCTTCAAGTTTCAAACCCACGATGCAGCAGACTACCACTGACAAGGAGGTGAGCATTTAGGAGTCTCTTATTGCCAAATGGATTTGTCTTTTCAGGAGGAGAGTTACAGATGCTCAGGATTTGAGTAGAAAGGAACAGGGACGGAGCTGAACAGATCCAACACCTTAAAGGACGATTGGATCTCAAAATATGAAAGACCCTTCATTCAATAAAGCAACAGGATTGGCTCTGAGGAGCGGTAAGCAACATTTGGTAAGTCTAAGAAATGAGCATAGCAATTTTGTAGTGCTGAATGTAATTTATGTTGTGCCAAAGGGTTTGTTACAGCTGATCAGACATCTCAGGAGCTAAGAGGATGTGAGGGGGATGGCAGATGTCAGGGGATTCATCTTTATTAGGAGGTGCTGAATCTACTTGTCACTTGAGTGACATCAGTGGCTTTGGTTTTTCTTTCAGATGAAGAAAACAGGCAGCGTGGACAATATTCAAGACACAATGTTCAAAAGTTGCTGCTGGGATGGAAGCAAAGAAGAAAGCCCTGGAGACGGGTTAGTGCTGGGACACAGGCACTATCCTGGAGGGGCCTGGGACAGGGTGTGTAACCATAGCGACCAGTGGGTCCTTTCCCCACTGTGGTCCTGGCTCGCATGCACAGGGTGAAACCGATCGCcatgtttggggtcaggaaggaattttcctccagggcagattggccagagaccctggaggtttttcgccttcctctggggCATCGAGCAGGGACCAACCCTTAGGGCCATTTAGGAACAGACATAATAAAATCAATCAGAGAGAACTTGTCTCCCTTTGTTTTTTGAATTTTCTATAAACCCGTCCTGTGCCCCTCGGCCATGCCCATGGTCCCAGCCCCGCAGCGGGGCAGAGTCTCTCCCAGGTGGACTGCTCCCCCATCCGTGCCAGCATGGCCCCCATGTCACTCTCCCACTCCAGCAGGGACCCAGCACAGGAGGGACCAGCCCACCATCCCAGAGAGGGAAAAGCCGTGTGCACGGcccccagggatggggaggacaTGGCCAGGTGCTCGGTCGAGGAAAGCAGGAAGCACAGCGGCACTGTTACCATGTTCCTCTCCCAGGATGCCCCcaggggccaggccaaggccttTGGTCGGCCACATCCAAGCGCTCTGCCCCACTGCTCTGGTCGTAAGAGCCCCTCGAAGAGCAGCTCTGAAAGGGGCAGTCAGTGACCCCAGAGCAACTGTTCCACTGGCATGGTGGGGCCACCGCTCCCTGGGCACCTGAACTGGGCTCACAGGCTAGCAGCGAATAGTCCCCCAGGGCGTTGTTGTGGGGTCTCAAACCTCTATAAACCCAGCCGCCTGAAAGCCATTGGGGCCTCATTCTCCCTGCAGGGAGACAGCATCTCCAAGGTGAAGACAATACAAGTGACTCGTACCTTGGGAAGACGGTTGGGGGAGAATGCGATATCCTGTGCAAAGCTACCACGTGAACTGGTGTCACTCACAAACAGTGGTGCAGGAGGGATCCTAacaccagagaagagcaaaatggGGAAGGCCGTGGTCCTGGTTTTGCAACAATCTCCTCATTTCAGCTTCTATTTGGCAAAATGAACCCAAACCAAGGGTAGTGGGGAGGAAGGTCAGATCAgggttttattttcttgtaacccttccccaccccacccctgccacgaGATCATAGAGAGGTGGAGGGATGGTTCCGGCCCATCTCAGCCTGGCCTGAACACTGCACCACGGTCTGTACACACCCTGCCTaggaggagctggctgcaggggtATAAAACCACCAGTTAAAACCCCAGATCCCAACATGTGACTGGTGATCACAGCCCCACCTATAACACAGTCTGCTCCCTCCCTTCATGGAGCGGGGCAGAGCTTAACTGTGCATCCGGcttccacacacactgcatccccAAGCGTCAGTCAGGGTCAAACATCACCAGACACCAGAGAGTGGGGCTAACGGCACAAAGGCACAGGACAGACAGAGGCTTggcacccgcagctcccactggttccAGAGGAGGCGCAGGAACTCAGCATGTGGCCAGTAAGACAGAGGACTCATGAGTCGGAGAGTGATGGAGACCCGGCAGAGGAGATCAGACTGAAGGCAGCGTCTCTCACAACCTAGGGCTACATGACACTCCTTCCAAAGAAGGAAGCAGGAACCGTCGCACggctgggcttctccccagcttgccaagggctcactgccacacccaGTCTCTCACACAGTTTAGTCCCAAACTGGAACTAAGACAGTTTCTGAGCTCACTTTCTGCATCTCGGGACTCTGGCAGAGGCTTCCTGCCATTTCCTACCCCAtcctcctcacagcccctctgtagtgaggcggtgCGGATCCCCTCCGCCttggaggaggaagagcccagtcagaggccagagtgggcggagctagggagctctgaacCCGCCCCACAAAAGGTCAGGCGATGACccggaactataaaggccggccctctGCACTCAGTAGGAACCCGGCCACTGGAGGGAACAGACGTCCCTAGGGAGCCCGAGACTGGGAAGCTCCTGCAGCCCAAGGCGGCCGCCCAGACTGGCCGGAGCTACCCGCGCCCACTACTCGgaagagctgctggagctgcccgcgccgctacccggaggagctgctggagttTCCGACCAACCCCTACCCCGACAGAACCCATGCTCCTGGTCCCCCGAGGCCAAGCCAGGACCTGGGTAGGACCCGAGGCGGAGtacggaagtagcccgggggcagccgaccccagtctggctgcagcattaccagagccgatgtcagtgtgttgcagccaggatccccactgactaagcagcgAGTCgtcagccgctgctagggccccagcTGGggcgcagtggagtgggagggcctgcgtccccctgccacccaactcctgggtgcagactcccctgtccctggcctgaggaggccgaaGATGGTtcctgttgctcagccctgcctgagggcctgagcactcctgactcagtgtttgttgccccgccttGACCTAGGGCCGGGCCCATAACCATTGTTACGGCTCAGCCCCGCCTGAGGTCCGGGGCCTTCTGACTCAGTGGTTCTTGCCCACCGGAGACAGGGTCAACCGTAACCACTTTGCGGCCGACTACCACAAGGACCACCAAGGGAGACCTCGGGCCAGACAATTCCCCCGGACCTCTCGGTGTGGAGTGAGCTGGCGTGGCTCCCCTCCACctggagagggtcgagccccacTGAACTGTTGTACACGTGGTGCCAGAAGTGGGGATCTGATCCCTTGAcccctgtgagaaggggccggAGGGGGAGATCCACCCCCAGAGAACCATGGAGATGGAGCATTTCTTTAAGCTGCTGACGGAGAGTCAGGAGCGGCAGCAGACCGCCtagctacagcagcagcagcaggcagctgcccagctccaacATCAGCAACAGCGGGACACCACCCAACTCCAGCAGCAGCTTATTCAGCAGCTTGGAGCCCAGCTGCAACAGCTGGTGACAGCGTTACCAcacccccagggccggctttaggaagtgcggggcccaattcgaacagttttgacggggccccggcagggatgactaaaaaaaaaaaaaaacaacaccaaaaaaaccccctttcatttcttccatgtattatttactttccatgactatatacataataacaaaattatatattacatacaTTACATCATATATTATAAATATCAATATTTATCGTACACCTCAcctatgtttttaaaactttatcttCCTCACTTTTTGTCTGACAAAATCTTTCAGTAAATTGCCTAACTCTAAGCTCTTCATTACTTCGCATTCAATTGACATGATTGCCAAATTGTTTAATCGGTCTTCCTGCATTGTTGATCGCAGATATGTTTTAATTAGATTTAGCTTCGAGAAACTCCTCTCTCCTGAGGCTACAGTTACTGGAATAGTCAGGAAGATTCGAATTGCTATAAATAAATTTGGGAATCCTGTTGATCGGTTATTATATGCAAGAAATTGAAGGATTTTTAGGGGGTTTGTACAATCAGATGAAATAATTGGCTTTAATGCTTCCAGTTCTTCACAAAGCATGTAGCCATTTATGTCAACTGATTTTACAGTTGAAACTTGTTCGTTTTCCTGCACTAGTTTCACATCTGTCAATGCAAGTTCCAGATCTGCAGCAGCTTTTCGTATGGTGTCCTTGGGAAGATTTTTGAATTTgcataaaaatccaaataaactctcatgcttttgtaactgttcaaaccttggttcaagtgactgTAAAGCTTTGTCTAACACTTGATTGAAGCACTGCACTCTGTAAGCTTCTTTTGGATCAGAAAAAGGCTCGTCTGCAGACTCGTACTCAAACTGTTTTTTTCGTTTGTGCAAACGTTTAGTCTGGAATACTGGAGTCACATCTAGATCTTTGGCAAGTTCATTGGCACCAGTTAACACTTCTTGAAAACCCTTCTCTCTGTacatttttaaccagttacaaagCTTTTCAAATGAAGAAATTCCTGCAGAAATATCCATTGTATCACTCTGCAGCTCTTTGCTCACAAAATTCACTTGAAAAAGTAAATCATGCCAGAAAACTAGCGAAACCAAAAACTTATAATCCCTTATTTGAAAAGCCAGCGATTTAGCTTCATGTTTTGCTTGAGAATCATCAGTTGTTTCTTCTACCTCTACAAGTGCATCATAAAACTCCCCTGCTTGGTACCGCAGAGCTTTGACACTTTGCATTCTACATTCCCATCGTGTTTCGCAAAGAGGCTTTACCGAAAGGCCAGTAACATGTTTTCTAAAAATAGTCCATCTTTTAGTAGATGCAGAAAAAAGGGCATAAATACACTGCAAGGCTCCAAAGAAACTCATCGCATCTGGACATGTTTTGGCCATGTCTCCCAAAATGAGATTATAGTTGTGACATGCACATGGTGTAAAAAAAGCTCTTGGGTTTGTTTTCAAAAGTCGTGCTTGTACACCTGATATGTTTCCCTTCATATTTGCACCGTTGTCATAGCCTTGCCCACGGATATTTGCAACGTCCAATCCCAGGTCTTTGAGTTCACTTAAAAGGATATTGTACAAATATTCACCTGTGCTGCTTTCTACTACTATGAACTTAATGAAATGTTCATATACTCCTGCTGGAATACTTGGTGATACACCATCAGCCACATATCTAATTGTCAATGACATTTGTTCTTGGTGACTAATGTCAGAAGTGCAGTCGAGTATAATAGTAAAATATTTAGCAGCCTTAATTCGAGCTATTATTTCACGTTTAACAGCATTCCCTACAATGCTAATAAgttcattttgaatgttttttcctAAATAATGGTCATGTATTTCTTCGTTCTTGATTCTTCGTAAATGTTCCTGTATCACTGGGTCAAACTTTCCCAGTAATTCAATAACTCCAAGAAAATTTCCATTGTGTGATGTTCCCAGCCGTTCATCAGACCCACGAAATGATAAGTTTCGTTCTGCTAGCAACTGAACGACAGCAACTAGTCTCTCAAAAACTTGATACCAGAGTTTTGCTTCTTTGTCAATAAGTTTTTGTTGTATTGAGTCAATGGTTTTTTCAGCAGATAACCTTTGCTGAAGGTCGCAGCAACTAAGCATAGCTTGTAAATGTCCTTTTGAGTTTTCGTGCTCGGACAATCTTGTATGAATATTAGACCAGTCATTAAAACCATTAGATGCTAATGAACTTGTCACATTATTGCACAAAATCTTACAGTAATAACAAAAGATCTTGTCAGCTGACACTGAGTATATCACCCATGGACGAGGTACAATTTCACCATTTGAAAGTTTCCTTTTGCAGTGAAACTTTGAAAAGTGTTTCCCAATCTTATTTTTAGGGAAATCTTCTACAATAATTTTAGGCGGCCCTTGTTTTACTAAATACTCCCTGATACGCTGGCTAATGTATTCTGGCCAAGTTGCAGGATCATCAGATATTTCCATCTGGTCAGCAGAGTTGAAGTTGCCTTTCTGCTCTGGATCTAAACCACTCACATCTTTATTATCAGAAAAGCATTCTTGACCCTCAGTACCTTCAGCATCAGTTACAGCCCTTTTTGTAGTCTTCTCTTCACCGTGACTGGCTTGAGTGTCTTCTTCAGACTGATTtggctcttcaaattctttgtcACTGCTGTCGTTCTCTGTCTGTGTTGTATGTTCTACTGGAGAATTTTCAACCATATCTGCGTCTTCACTGAGCTCTTCTGGCTCAACAGTAGAATCAGGTCTGCTAAAATACTTGCTTAAAGCATCCTTTTGCTTCTGTCTTTCAACTGCCTTTGCCTTGTATATGGCTCTTTTCTTACTTCCACTTGGGTACTTTCTACCAATATCTCTTGATCTCTTGCCCATATTGATAGAAGTCACCACATTCTAAAGGAATATTAATTATAGATTttcactttcatattaggaaaataatttgttttgatagttgtacaactgattttatTCAATAATGTCTATTTTatgccccctgcttccccccagcaccgcccgacCCCGTGGAAACactgccccccccagcgccgcccaccccgcagaaacaaaccctccttcctcagcgccacCCCGTTGAAACAGCTATGGGCCAAAGAGGAAGGTTTGGAGAGGGGGGGGAGAAACGGCACACATAGGCAAAAAGaagtattccattctatgcatctgaagaagtgggcagtagcccatgaaagcttatgttgaaataaatgtgttagtctctaaggtgccacaattactcctgttctttttgcggatacagactaacatggctgctactctgaaacctggcacacatagggtgaccagatcacagcagtaaaataggactcgccccctccccgctcagccccaccatcacacccctcctcaccccctagtcccccactgacttgctgcatccctcctagtcagtcccccacccaccactcgccacctttcactttctccctcccctgccagaaacccccatgcctgcccctagaacccctgctggctcagtgctcgcctctttgcccacctGCCGCTTGCCCCCCTGCTTGCCCCCAACTTgccactgcaccccccccccgagtataaagcctcattcaaagaccatggggtcactatattactgcacacagcagtcaatcaatgcagttgtagataaatctctgcattatgcatttttgtataacttttacatgactttgtattgaaccttagtaatatgttatagcgggcccctaaggtagcataaaggtaaaagaaaaatgtctttttgctagaagtagaataagatcttccctccactttgtaatcaattgccccattgactgaatgaggtgtgaatgaggaaggtgtggaaggcagcacctccagacagctgcaaatcttggagaggggctgggagccagaccaaggagctTTGCCCAGAGCTGagtgggacagagtttgggtgctgggtgcaggctccgggtgtgacgaagtgggactggtcttactgggggttgggtacagatcctaagtttctagcagcaaaaggccatgcaACCAAATGCCTGACGTTCTGTCGCCTAGCAACggatggccgggcccctccctgcaaaggtgcatctaaaggtgCTGGAGACAAAGgagtcaggtgacctcctggcccgggaaagaagtggaggagagaggaggggccggagggtgTTAGGCAGACGGGAGTTGGCTGGGGAtagaggagaagcagggagaaagggctctgatccccgagggggaGGGCTGTAAGGCCCCAaaatggacctaaccggggggatctggttatctgtgcctgcaagacctgtgttggactgtgttcctgtcgtctaaataaacctgctgctttactggctggctgagagtcctggtgaatcggcagggagtctgggggtgcagggcctaaCTCCCCCACACTTCGTGAcaccgggctggggcacggggtggggtgcaggaagggtggaggggtgcaggctctgggagggagtgcggaggggtgggtgcaggctttgggacagagtttgggggctggagggtggtgttggggggaagggactgccatgtggcttccttcctcccctgttgcccctcaccatagcctcagtgggggatggagctgccccttgcccagtgtttgcaggagtggtgactgGGGGGAAACCCAatcaaactctggttttactcttttgctgatgggtcacttaaaccccttacaaactccttcctgcctctctcactccccttttctactgggcttgtttggtcttttcggtggagccagatgaaaaccacaaaccccagtgagagcaacaggctggaagactagactgaacccaccacccagcctagtccatcccagagcccaggactgagggcaaatgtccccccacccccaggccacctgcttccactcctggcctctcccagcgctgccaatgattctgtgtggctgcatcGGGTGGGATTTCAAGCGGACCCCTCAACcccccgctaaattcacccctgttttgtgaccactctgcaccaagagcacctaccttccctgccctaaagctgctggatggctagaaagctgagctgggcatttgattgatctagAATATTATCATACCCCCCCCCAAACCTTAATATCCACAAAGCTTGGGGGGGGGCTATTCCCCCCCAAGCCGGTCTATTTCATTGTTGCAGGGCAAATGAAGGAGACatggtttaatggaaatattcagcccctacagcggtcttgcagcagggaaagcagagttgatgggaagggaacaggTTTGGATAGGAGCCCCTGTCCTCctcctttgcaaataatttggagaggggaatctgatcactcagtgcctcagtttcccctcttgcggggggggggggagataaaagtctcagcctgccctgttgcagacctttcgcattctcccctcttgatgtatttgatttccccctccaaacctccctctctctcacccggagttcacagcactaagtacccGCTCGGGGCTTTTCCCCTGGGTTACAGGATCCCAAgactttagttttgaaacagacacaggcaggcaccgaCTCACCCTCAGACACCAACACCACGAAAACAACCCAATATTACAAACCCTGGgggaatcacagggtcaaacactcaccgtTGGAAGCCCCAACTGCTCAGGTTAGTGAGGTCcactgcagagattcctgtctgCCACAGACCAGAAGCTCCcttggcgtctcctccaggtgagtgctgggggtgggggagggggagggggaggaaggcacatgtgccttctcccccgcccccacccccgacctGTCCTGCAAGTtcagccagggctgcctctgCCGGCCAGCGTCTCTCAGCgtctctcgttgcctagcaacagctgctgcttccgggagacgcaGAGTTTGCTTCCGGGAGAGACGCTGCCGGTGCGGGGGGGCCCCttcaggcgcggggcccaattcgggggaatcgggcaaatcggcctaaggccggccctgcaCACCCCGTAGAACCAAAGCCAGGGGATGAGGATGGGGCCCCACGCCCTGCCGCCCCAGTGCGACTAACCAAGATGGGCCCCAACGATGACCCCGAGGCGTTCCTGGTAATGTTCGAACAGGTGGCACTGGTCGCTGGGTGGCCCCAGGACCAATGGGCCACCCTTTTGGCCCCGTATCTCACCGGGACGGCCCAGATTATATACCGGGGGCTGGCGACAGAAGAGGCAAGGGAGTATAGCCGAGTAAAGGTCGCGATCTTGGATGCCTTAGATGTCAGCCCCAAGActtttcggcagcatttctgGAGCCAGACGTATCCCTCAGGCACCGAACCACGGCTGGTGGCCCAAGTCCTGAAGGAGGCGTGTAGGCGATGGCTACAGCTGGAGACGAGGCCTGCAGAGGAGGTCACGGAACAAGTCATTCTGGAACAGTTTGTGCACACCCTACCGGCCCGAGGACGGGCCTGGGTGCTCCGCCATCGGCCGGCAACATTAGCAGCGGCCGTCTTGCTGATGGAAGACTTTCTCGCGGCCGAAACGCCCGTGGGGCCTGCATTCCGACCTCAAAACCCCAGGCGCGAATGCTCTAATGTTGACAGAAAAGGGGATGCCCCGACCGGGCTGTGGAGCCTTGGCCGTGGGCAGGACGCCCGCCTGGGGTCTCAGTTCAGACGGCCGGATCCTGTCCCTCAGCCCGGACCGACGGGCATGCTCGGGTCTTAGCCCCATCCTAATTctggccttttgtttaaaaagttcgTAGTTGTTGATGTAttctttaggcatttcagctgccacctctgctagagcctggaatggaacccacagTTCCTGAGGTCTTTGCtgtcaattgattggcctctccCTGGTTAGCCAATGATGTAATGCCAGGCTCAGTTGTCTAGTCTTGCTGCATCCCAAGACTTTCAATGGCAAACCCTCCGAGACAACTGCAAACCATTGAAATCAGTTGGCAGTAAAAAAGGAACCTTGCAACAGACAAGGGATCATCCTGCCTGGGAATAGAAACAAAAGACTTTTTCAGTGTACCACTGAAGGGGAGCGGCCCCCTGAATCCATTCATTGAGGAAACATCTTGCTGAACGGGGGTGTTTCATGAAAATTTGGAGCCTGGTTCCTGACACACTAGCAAattctgcaacagactgaacttggggggtgggggtggggattatTTTGCCAGCTAGGAAAGGGAACTATTGATAAGTGTGGCCCTAGTCTGcatttcatgattttgttttgtattgtaaccactGTTTTCAACTGCTCTCTTGTTTCTAGTGGACTCTGTATTCTCTCTAAAATAAACCTTCTCTTGTTTCACTGCAAATGCTGTGTGGTTCACAGGAGCAATGATTTAAGGTGAAACTGGTAAAGTGGGATATGTTGCTCCTTTGggatcagaggctctgggctttcTGGGAGTAGCAGCATCctgggctggatatcacaggggattGCTtcaaggggactggggtgcacctgTGAGGCAGAAGGGCCGGCCTAACCctaggagagtgcttgagtggctaacAGGCTGGGGGGTTAGGGAGCTGACCCCAGGCACCACAGCAAGGCTCCCTCTGGCTAGAGGGTGACTCACAGTCATGGGTACCCCAAGAAAATCAcaggcacctaaaccccagacCTAAGTCTCAGTTTGAGGCTTCACTGAGATCCACAAACCTCCCATGGGCCCATGTAGGCACCTACACTCATTTGGCACCTACGTTTTCAGGGAAAAGTCGCTTACACACCTTAGTTTGTGCCATGGGGCAggtgccctgctgcctccctctaggtgcCTGGGTACTTagctcctgcctaagccccagtgcGATCTGTGAATCGGGGAAGACAGGCGCCATCTGACTTGCATGCAGGGCCTGATCTAGTAAGCGCGCTCAGAGGCCACCTATCGGAGCAGGTCCCATCAAAGTCTGGCTGCCAGAGAAGGAGGTGGTGGTGTTCACCGTATGGCTTCTAGCCCACTGGTAGCACACTCAGCTGCCTGTGGGAGCCCAAGGTTCAATTCCTCCGTTTGCTTgcgggggagaaaggatttgcacaggggtctcccacctctcaggacaggtttcctaaccactgggctaagggATAGTCTGATGGAGGAGCCCTCGGTTTCAGCTGTCATATGCTGGATCAATACCAAAtcactggagcagggggactgggccctggatttcccacctcccaggtcaGTCCCTACCTACCAGGCTTCACAGTcatgctctctctggcccaatgactcctGAAGCTGTGACTCGGTCTGGGGGGAGGAATAGGGAGGGGATGCAGTGAGGTTCTGCACGCTGAGAAGGAAGTGCTGCTAGACACAGCCAAGCAGAGGGACGGAGTAAGTCGTCTCTGGTCCAGGGATtgagcgagaggggaggagagtggaggcTGGCAGGTCGCACTGGAGATGGTA carries:
- the LOC120393230 gene encoding zinc finger MYM-type protein 1-like, which produces MGKRSRDIGRKYPSGSKKRAIYKAKAVERQKQKDALSKYFSRPDSTVEPEELSEDADMVENSPVEHTTQTENDSSDKEFEEPNQSEEDTQASHGEEKTTKRAVTDAEGTEGQECFSDNKDVSGLDPEQKGNFNSADQMEISDDPATWPEYISQRIREYLVKQGPPKIIVEDFPKNKIGKHFSKFHCKRKLSNGEIVPRPWVIYSVSADKIFCYYCKILCNNVTSSLASNGFNDWSNIHTRLSEHENSKGHLQAMLSCCDLQQRLSAEKTIDSIQQKLIDKEAKLWYQVFERLVAVVQLLAERNLSFRGSDERLGTSHNGNFLGVIELLGKFDPVIQEHLRRIKNEEIHDHYLGKNIQNELISIVGNAVKREIIARIKAAKYFTIILDCTSDISHQEQMSLTIRYVADGVSPSIPAGVYEHFIKFIVVESSTGEYLYNILLSELKDLGLDVANIRGQGYDNGANMKGNISGVQARLLKTNPRAFFTPCACHNYNLILGDMAKTCPDAMSFFGALQCIYALFSASTKRWTIFRKHVTGLSVKPLCETRWECRMQSVKALRYQAGEFYDALVEVEETTDDSQAKHEAKSLAFQIRDYKFLVSLVFWHDLLFQVNFVSKELQSDTMDISAGISSFEKLCNWLKMYREKGFQEVLTGANELAKDLDVTPVFQTKRLHKRKKQFEYESADEPFSDPKEAYRVQCFNQVLDKALQSLEPRFEQLQKHESLFGFLCKFKNLPKDTIRKAAADLELALTDVKLVQENEQVSTVKSVDINGYMLCEELEALKPIISSDCTNPLKILQFLAYNNRSTGFPNLFIAIRIFLTIPVTVASGERSFSKLNLIKTYLRSTMQEDRLNNLAIMSIECEVMKSLELGNLLKDFVRQKVRKIKF